The Pseudomonas sp. DG56-2 genome contains a region encoding:
- a CDS encoding nitronate monooxygenase family protein, giving the protein MKTRITELLGIRYPIIQGGMMWVGRAEMAAAVSNAGGLGILTALTQPTPDALSAEIARCRQMTDKPFGVNLTLLPSINPPPYALYLQAIIDSGVKVLETAGNNPGEIITRAKAAGLTVIHKCVAVRHALTVQRLGVDAVSIDGFECAGHPGEDDIPGLVLIPLAARQLSVPVIASGGIADGVGMAAALTLGAEGVNMGTRFCATREAPIHDHIKQALVAASERDTRLIFRTLHNTARVLRNPISEEVVSIEKRGNAQFEDIRHLVAGARGRAALESGQHEDGIITAGQCVGLIDDVPTCAELIERMVRECRDSLHRARNLMG; this is encoded by the coding sequence ATGAAAACGCGCATTACCGAGTTGCTGGGAATTCGTTACCCGATCATTCAGGGTGGCATGATGTGGGTTGGCCGCGCCGAGATGGCCGCCGCCGTGTCCAATGCCGGTGGCCTGGGGATACTGACCGCACTGACCCAGCCTACGCCTGACGCGCTGTCGGCGGAGATCGCCCGCTGCCGACAAATGACCGACAAGCCGTTTGGGGTGAACCTGACCTTGCTGCCGTCGATCAACCCGCCGCCTTACGCGCTCTACCTGCAGGCAATTATCGACAGCGGCGTAAAGGTCTTGGAGACGGCTGGCAACAACCCGGGTGAAATCATCACCCGCGCCAAAGCGGCAGGGCTGACGGTGATCCACAAATGCGTGGCAGTTCGTCATGCCCTGACCGTGCAGCGCCTGGGTGTCGACGCGGTGTCGATCGATGGTTTCGAGTGTGCCGGGCACCCTGGTGAAGATGATATTCCGGGGTTGGTGCTGATCCCACTGGCGGCCCGTCAACTGAGCGTGCCGGTGATCGCCTCCGGGGGGATTGCCGATGGTGTCGGCATGGCCGCGGCACTGACCCTGGGCGCGGAAGGGGTGAACATGGGCACGCGTTTTTGCGCTACCCGTGAAGCGCCGATCCATGACCACATCAAGCAGGCCTTGGTGGCGGCCAGTGAGCGCGATACGCGTCTGATTTTCCGCACCTTGCACAATACCGCTCGGGTGTTGCGCAACCCGATTTCCGAGGAGGTGGTGAGCATCGAGAAGCGTGGCAACGCGCAGTTCGAGGACATCCGCCACCTGGTGGCCGGTGCCCGTGGGCGTGCGGCGCTGGAATCCGGGCAGCACGAGGACGGGATCATCACCGCCGGCCAATGCGTTGGCTTGATCGACGATGTACCGACCTGCGCCGAGCTGATCGAGCGCATGGTTCGCGAGTGTCGCGACAGTCTGCACCGTGCCCGGAACTTGATGGGTTGA
- a CDS encoding acyl-CoA dehydrogenase family protein: MSAQTSPWITDDLVIFQDSIRRFIANELTPHEERWAKQQHVDREIWLKAGEFGMLLPSIPEEYGGGGGTFAHDAIVTLEQSRAISTSLGTNVHSGIVAHYLLRYASEEQKLNWLPKMARGEMVAAIAMSEPGAGSDLKSIKCRAVRDGDSYVINGSKTFITNGYHADLILVVTKTDPEKGAKGVSIIVVETKDLKGFRRGRILEKIGQKGQDTTELFFDDVRVPCANLLGTEEGKGFIQLMQQLPQERMIIALGAISTMERAVEETSEYVRQRKVFGQSLLDLQNTRFKLAECKTIATVARSFVDDCMAKVLKGELDPETAAMAKWWCTQQNCNVIDECLQLHGGYGYMTEYPIARLYVNARVGKIFGGSNEIMKELVARTL, from the coding sequence ATGAGTGCCCAAACCTCTCCCTGGATCACTGATGACCTGGTGATCTTCCAGGATTCGATCCGTCGATTTATAGCCAATGAGCTGACCCCGCACGAAGAGCGCTGGGCCAAGCAGCAGCACGTCGATCGTGAAATCTGGCTCAAGGCCGGTGAGTTCGGCATGCTGTTGCCGAGCATCCCGGAGGAATATGGTGGCGGCGGTGGCACCTTCGCCCATGACGCTATTGTCACCCTGGAACAAAGCCGTGCAATCAGCACCAGCCTTGGCACCAACGTACACAGCGGTATTGTCGCGCACTACCTGCTGCGCTATGCCAGCGAAGAGCAAAAGCTCAACTGGCTGCCGAAAATGGCCCGCGGCGAAATGGTTGCAGCCATCGCCATGTCCGAGCCGGGTGCAGGCTCCGACCTCAAGAGCATCAAATGCCGCGCCGTGCGTGATGGCGACAGCTATGTCATCAACGGCTCCAAGACGTTTATCACCAACGGCTACCACGCCGACCTGATTCTGGTGGTGACCAAGACCGACCCAGAAAAAGGCGCCAAGGGTGTTTCGATCATCGTCGTCGAAACCAAGGATCTAAAGGGCTTTCGCCGTGGCCGGATCCTGGAAAAAATTGGCCAGAAAGGCCAGGACACCACCGAGCTGTTCTTCGATGACGTCCGCGTGCCGTGCGCCAACCTGCTGGGAACGGAGGAGGGCAAGGGCTTTATCCAGCTCATGCAGCAACTGCCGCAGGAGCGCATGATCATCGCCCTGGGCGCGATCAGCACCATGGAGCGCGCCGTTGAAGAAACCTCTGAATACGTGCGCCAGCGCAAAGTTTTCGGTCAATCGCTGCTGGACCTGCAGAACACCCGTTTCAAGCTGGCCGAGTGCAAGACCATCGCCACCGTGGCGCGCAGCTTTGTCGACGACTGCATGGCCAAGGTGCTCAAGGGCGAGCTCGACCCTGAAACCGCTGCCATGGCCAAGTGGTGGTGCACCCAGCAGAACTGCAACGTGATCGATGAGTGCCTGCAACTGCACGGTGGCTACGGCTATATGACCGAGTACCCGATCGCTCGCCTGTACGTCAACGCACGCGTTGGCAAGATCTTTGGCGGTTCCAACGAAATCATGAAAGAGCTGGTCGCTCGCACCTTGTAG
- a CDS encoding MaoC family dehydratase yields the protein MQPVNFVDVQVGSELPSFTSEPISRLALALYCGASGDHNPIHVDLDFARKAGMPDVFAHGMLSMAYLGRLLTAWVPQQSIQQFSVRFVAITQLGDAVTCSGTVVEKDEATGTVRLEVTTRNQAGEIKLSGEAIVALGA from the coding sequence ATGCAGCCAGTCAACTTTGTCGACGTGCAGGTCGGTAGCGAGTTGCCGTCGTTCACCAGCGAGCCGATCAGCCGTCTGGCCCTGGCCTTGTACTGCGGTGCGTCGGGCGACCACAACCCGATTCACGTCGACCTCGACTTTGCCCGCAAGGCCGGCATGCCCGATGTGTTTGCCCACGGCATGTTGTCGATGGCCTACCTCGGTCGGCTGTTGACCGCCTGGGTGCCGCAGCAATCGATTCAGCAGTTTTCGGTGCGTTTTGTCGCCATTACTCAGCTGGGTGATGCCGTGACCTGCTCGGGCACCGTGGTGGAGAAGGACGAGGCGACGGGCACCGTCCGCCTTGAAGTCACCACTCGCAATCAGGCAGGCGAAATCAAATTGTCCGGTGAAGCCATCGTGGCCCTGGGCGCTTGA
- a CDS encoding enoyl-CoA hydratase/isomerase family protein, with amino-acid sequence MSTTIEVGVDRGLATLVLTRPERKNALTAQMFAEMLEALASLRRDSTVKALLLTGAGGDFCSGGDLGSMQGAVEADAVRTRMVENNRLLSALADFDRPVIAAVDGVAFGAGFSLVLAADFVIASQRARFCMAFARVGLAPDLGASYFLPRIVGLQKAKQLIYSAAEINAEQALALGIALEVQPAELLLSRAEELARGMANMSSCAFGMTKRLLARSFEADLATQLDAEASSQAVAMSSSYLQQATARFASKQPPLYQWPLARPCSN; translated from the coding sequence ATGAGCACAACCATTGAAGTGGGCGTTGACCGCGGTTTGGCAACGCTGGTGTTGACCCGCCCCGAGCGCAAGAACGCGCTGACGGCGCAGATGTTCGCCGAGATGCTCGAAGCGCTTGCGAGTTTGCGCCGCGACAGCACGGTCAAGGCATTGCTGTTGACCGGTGCCGGAGGTGATTTCTGCTCTGGCGGCGACCTGGGCAGCATGCAAGGCGCGGTCGAGGCGGACGCGGTGCGCACGCGTATGGTCGAAAACAATCGTTTGCTCAGTGCCCTGGCCGACTTTGACCGCCCGGTTATTGCCGCCGTCGATGGCGTCGCCTTCGGCGCCGGTTTCAGCCTGGTACTGGCGGCAGATTTTGTCATCGCTTCGCAGCGGGCGCGGTTCTGCATGGCGTTTGCCCGCGTCGGGTTGGCGCCGGACCTTGGCGCTTCCTATTTTCTGCCGCGCATCGTCGGGCTGCAGAAAGCCAAGCAACTGATCTACTCGGCGGCCGAAATCAACGCCGAGCAGGCCTTGGCGCTGGGTATCGCCCTGGAAGTACAGCCTGCCGAGCTATTGCTCAGCCGCGCCGAAGAGCTGGCGCGGGGCATGGCGAATATGTCGAGCTGCGCCTTTGGCATGACCAAACGCCTGCTGGCCCGTTCGTTCGAAGCCGATCTGGCGACCCAGCTGGACGCTGAAGCCAGCAGCCAGGCGGTGGCCATGAGTTCCAGCTACTTGCAGCAAGCCACGGCGCGCTTTGCCAGCAAGCAGCCGCCGCTGTACCAGTGGCCGCTGGCACGGCCCTGCAGCAATTAA
- a CDS encoding SDR family NAD(P)-dependent oxidoreductase — MSNKLQDQVAIVSGSGRGIGREIALKLAADGAAIVVNDLDAAPAEEVVAEIIAAGGKAVACVGSVTDKDFGDRFVKTALQSFGRLDIIVNNAGYTWDNVIQKMTDEQWDAIMDVHVSAPFRILRAASDYFRESAKQEAEAGQEVFRKVVNISSVSGVMGNAGQANYSAAKSAINGLTKALAKEWGRYKVCVNSVAFGLIKTRLTEATAGENNTSTLDIDGKQIKVGVNPQLMKNIESMIPMGRAGTPQEAAGSVYLFCIPESNYVSGQVLVVGGGRP, encoded by the coding sequence ATGAGCAACAAACTTCAAGACCAAGTGGCAATCGTATCGGGTTCTGGCCGTGGTATCGGTCGCGAGATCGCCCTGAAGCTGGCGGCGGACGGTGCCGCCATCGTCGTCAACGACCTTGACGCGGCACCTGCCGAAGAAGTGGTGGCAGAAATCATCGCCGCCGGTGGCAAGGCAGTGGCCTGCGTTGGCAGCGTGACCGACAAGGACTTTGGCGACCGCTTCGTCAAAACTGCACTGCAATCCTTCGGCCGCCTGGACATCATCGTCAACAATGCCGGTTACACCTGGGACAACGTCATCCAGAAAATGACCGATGAACAGTGGGACGCGATCATGGATGTGCACGTCAGCGCACCGTTTCGCATCCTGCGTGCTGCCAGTGACTATTTCCGTGAAAGCGCCAAGCAGGAAGCCGAAGCGGGCCAGGAAGTGTTCCGCAAAGTGGTCAACATTTCCTCGGTGTCGGGTGTGATGGGCAACGCTGGCCAGGCCAATTATTCCGCGGCCAAATCTGCCATTAACGGCCTGACCAAGGCCCTGGCCAAGGAATGGGGCCGCTACAAGGTTTGCGTCAACAGCGTCGCCTTCGGCCTGATCAAGACCCGCCTGACCGAAGCCACCGCGGGTGAAAACAACACCTCCACCCTGGATATCGATGGCAAGCAGATCAAGGTCGGGGTCAACCCGCAACTGATGAAGAACATCGAGTCGATGATTCCGATGGGCCGTGCCGGTACGCCGCAGGAAGCCGCGGGCTCGGTGTACCTGTTCTGCATTCCGGAATCCAACTATGTGTCTGGCCAGGTACTGGTCGTGGGCGGCGGGCGTCCATAA
- a CDS encoding coniferyl aldehyde dehydrogenase, producing MSSIENTSPLAIRSILDKQRASLLERDPLSAAQRIELIDRAIGLLVDYQDDIVEAVCADFGQRSKDFSRVTEVLSPLMTLKQTKAQLSEWMKPEARHTERGEAWVQYQPLGVIGILSPWNFPINLAFGGLAGALAAGNRVMIKPSEFTPHTSALMARMIASVFSESEVAVITGGPEVGQAFCAQPFDHLLFTGATSIGKHVMRAAAENLVPVTLELGGKSPTIISRSADFDAAVTKIITGKLHNAGQICLAPDYVFVPEESLQDFIAAAKKVVATFFPRLLDNPDYTSLINARHFQRLQGYLSQAQAAGVELIELNPAGEDFSQQDHHKLVPTLLNNPGDDLRVMQDEIFGPLLPIKPYKTIAEVVAYINAHPRPLGLYYFGSDEAEEQLVLSRTTSGGVTLNDVIRHVGVESLPFGGVGPSGMGAYHGRDGFRTFSHAKAVLRAADSPDLMRPPYVEQVRQIVSSLITR from the coding sequence ATGAGCAGCATTGAGAACACAAGTCCGCTTGCCATTCGTTCGATTCTGGACAAACAGCGCGCCAGCCTGCTGGAGCGCGACCCCTTGAGCGCTGCCCAGCGCATCGAGCTGATCGACCGCGCCATCGGCCTGCTGGTGGACTATCAGGACGACATCGTCGAGGCGGTGTGTGCCGACTTTGGCCAGCGCAGTAAAGACTTCAGCCGCGTTACCGAAGTGCTTTCCCCGCTGATGACCCTCAAACAGACCAAGGCCCAACTCAGTGAGTGGATGAAGCCCGAAGCTCGCCACACCGAGCGTGGCGAGGCGTGGGTGCAGTACCAGCCGCTGGGCGTGATCGGCATTCTCAGCCCATGGAACTTCCCGATCAACCTGGCCTTTGGGGGGCTGGCCGGCGCTTTGGCGGCGGGCAACCGGGTAATGATCAAACCCTCCGAGTTTACCCCGCATACCTCGGCACTGATGGCGCGGATGATTGCTTCGGTCTTCAGTGAAAGTGAAGTGGCAGTGATTACCGGCGGGCCAGAAGTGGGTCAGGCATTCTGCGCCCAGCCATTCGACCACCTGCTGTTTACCGGCGCGACCAGTATCGGCAAGCATGTGATGCGCGCCGCAGCGGAAAACCTGGTGCCGGTTACCTTGGAGCTGGGTGGTAAATCGCCGACGATCATCTCGCGTTCGGCAGACTTCGATGCCGCCGTGACGAAGATCATCACCGGCAAGCTGCATAACGCCGGGCAAATCTGCCTGGCGCCGGACTATGTGTTCGTGCCAGAGGAGTCGCTGCAGGACTTTATCGCTGCGGCAAAAAAAGTCGTGGCGACCTTTTTCCCGCGGTTGCTGGATAACCCTGACTACACCTCGCTGATCAATGCCCGGCATTTCCAGCGTTTGCAGGGCTACCTGAGCCAGGCGCAAGCGGCGGGCGTCGAGTTGATCGAGCTCAACCCGGCAGGCGAAGACTTCAGCCAACAAGACCACCACAAGCTGGTACCGACCTTGCTGAACAACCCCGGCGACGATTTGCGGGTGATGCAGGACGAGATCTTCGGCCCGCTGTTGCCGATCAAGCCCTACAAGACCATCGCCGAGGTGGTGGCCTATATCAACGCCCACCCCCGGCCACTGGGCCTTTACTACTTCGGCAGCGATGAAGCCGAAGAACAGCTGGTGCTCAGCCGTACCACCAGTGGCGGTGTGACGTTGAACGATGTGATCCGCCACGTCGGCGTCGAGAGCCTGCCGTTCGGCGGTGTCGGCCCCAGTGGCATGGGGGCCTACCACGGCCGCGATGGCTTTCGCACCTTCAGTCATGCCAAGGCGGTGTTGCGTGCCGCCGACAGCCCGGACCTGATGCGCCCACCCTATGTTGAACAGGTTCGCCAGATCGTGAGCTCGCTGATTACCCGCTGA